The window ATTTCACCTCTTAGCAGATGCCGATAACGGATGGCTATGAAGCGACTCAAAGGATCAGGGAAGAGGAGAAGGAATACAATACCCGGATCCCAATCATTGCAGTGACTGCTCATTCGGAAGGGCCTGATATGAGGATGATCATAGAGGCAGGCAAGGACTCTTACCTCCTGAAGCCTCACCAGAAAGAAGCGCTTATCAGAGTGCTCCAGGAGAGGAACATTACATGATTTTAGCGAAATAATACATGAACCTCGACAAGAGTACAAACTCTATAGTAATAAATAAAGTCGAGCATCAGTTGTGAGACAACATTAAGATCGGATTCGTGAAATATAATGGAATTCATGTATATTTGGTCTGATATAATCTCTCAGAAGCAAGATACAGTCTCCATCTTATAATCTGATCGAGGAAAAACTGTTTTCAAGTACCGTTCTGCTAACAGAGGAAAATCTTTCCATAACCAAAAGCATCAGAATAGAACCAAATGTCCAACTTGCGGTTTTACGGAAAATTTCTAAATTAGACTACATATTACACTATCGTCGATCTCGAAGGCCAAAGACCATAATCAATTCATCATGACAGTCGATGTTCCTACCTGTTTCTAGAAATCAGCATTGGAAGAGAACGAGAACTAGTTTATCTTCGTCTTCTTGGACTTGACATGAGGCTTCTCGTTGATATCAGCATCATCTTCCGATGAGCTCTCTGCAAGCTCATCGGGCACATCGTTCCGGACGTTGTGCCTGGTGATGTACTCCTTGAATATACTCATGCTCTGCTCCTTGGCCGAAACCAGCTGCTCGGACAGGATTCCCTCATTTGACGTCACGGAGTGCGTCTCCGATCCAAGTCGAAGTGAAATTTTAACGAGAGATCCAGGAGCAGCTTGAGCTTGAGCCTCCATAGATACCGCAGACTTAATTCTGTGCAAGACAAACAAAAAATGTTTGTTTACAGTGTAGTAACAGAAATACCCGTTTCAGATACTTACCCAATCAGGTCGATCCGAACATAGTAAGCAGAGAGGCAACCACCGATAACGTTATCAGGCCCATATTaagaacaagaacaagaacaagaacaagaaagAGCATCCCCTGTAAAACAATCAATCTTCCAGTGCTTGAACAGGAAAAGAGTAACCGTGTTTCGGAAATCGAGAAATAGTACGATGATTAGCTAGTAACAGCATCATCAATTAGTCAAGGTATTGTCGACCTCGGCGCAGAATTCAAGCAATTTTCGAAACTCGGACCTATTGAAAAGCTTCTCCGGTTTATCGTTCAATCAATTAGGGCGAGAAACTAAGGAAGGCGAGCACAAGGCGGAGAATGAATGAGACCAAAGGAGAGAACTGACCGATGGCTCGCCGA of the Punica granatum isolate Tunisia-2019 chromosome 6, ASM765513v2, whole genome shotgun sequence genome contains:
- the LOC116209878 gene encoding uncharacterized protein LOC116209878; this encodes MEAQAQAAPGSLVKISLRLGSETHSVTSNEGILSEQLVSAKEQSMSIFKEYITRHNVRNDVPDELAESSSEDDADINEKPHVKSKKTKIN